One stretch of Candidatus Hydrogenedentota bacterium DNA includes these proteins:
- the accA gene encoding acetyl-CoA carboxylase carboxyl transferase subunit alpha — protein sequence MAVIDQTLPFERELTNLQERLKEAASEEERHILEAELERQRGEVYANLTPWQRVQLARHPQRPRMLDYTSRILDDFIELHGDRAVGDDLAMVCGVARFRGKTIFVAGQQKGVSTDEKIRRNFGMAHPWGYRKALRIFRLAERLGHPIVTFVDTPAAHPGIEAEKFGQGPAIAGNLLACAGLRVPICAIVLSEGGSGGALAVAMADWVAMFEYAVYMICPPERCAEILWHDVEKRELAAAAMKVTAANLKELGVIDTVLP from the coding sequence GAGCTTACGAACCTTCAGGAACGGCTCAAAGAGGCCGCATCTGAAGAGGAGCGGCATATACTTGAGGCCGAGCTCGAGCGGCAGCGGGGCGAGGTGTACGCTAATCTCACGCCATGGCAGCGCGTCCAGTTGGCCCGCCACCCGCAGCGTCCCCGGATGCTCGACTATACCTCGCGCATTCTGGACGATTTCATTGAACTTCATGGGGACAGAGCCGTCGGCGACGACCTTGCCATGGTATGCGGGGTGGCGCGTTTCCGGGGAAAGACGATTTTTGTTGCCGGCCAGCAGAAGGGTGTATCGACGGACGAGAAAATACGGCGCAATTTTGGCATGGCCCACCCGTGGGGATATCGAAAGGCGCTGCGCATTTTCCGGCTGGCCGAACGTCTGGGACACCCGATAGTGACCTTTGTGGACACGCCGGCCGCCCATCCGGGTATCGAGGCGGAAAAGTTCGGCCAAGGTCCCGCCATCGCCGGCAACCTGCTTGCCTGTGCCGGGCTGCGAGTTCCCATTTGCGCCATAGTGCTCAGCGAGGGCGGCAGCGGTGGCGCACTCGCCGTTGCCATGGCCGACTGGGTAGCCATGTTCGAGTATGCCGTCTACATGATTTGCCCCCCCGAACGCTGCGCGGAAATCTTGTGGCATGATGTCGAGAAGCGCGAGCTCGCCGCGGCGGCCATGAAAGTAACCGCGGCGAATCTGAAGGAACTCGGCGTGATTGACACCGTGCTGCC